In Cystobacter ferrugineus, the following proteins share a genomic window:
- the cysQ gene encoding 3'(2'),5'-bisphosphate nucleotidase CysQ: protein MSRTEEALVAAVCDVAREAGRATLRFHGGPLDVERKADDSPLTAADKAAHTLIVGALRRLTPELPVLSEESDERELTERRQWSNYWLVDPLDGTKEFIKGSGEFTVNIALISGTQPVLGVVHVPVTGVTYWGRQGRGAFRADAGQAPVELHTRPADPERLVIVASRDHAGPRVEALLARLPTAKTANMGSSLKFCLIAEGKADFYPRFQPTSEWDTAAAQCVLEAAGGAVTDTGGRRLAYNKEQLINPSFLAFGDARQDWRALLEERGDG from the coding sequence ATGAGCCGGACAGAGGAAGCGTTGGTGGCCGCGGTGTGCGACGTGGCCCGTGAGGCGGGACGCGCCACGCTGCGGTTTCATGGAGGGCCGCTGGACGTCGAGCGCAAGGCGGACGACTCTCCACTCACGGCGGCGGACAAGGCCGCTCACACCCTCATCGTCGGAGCCCTGCGGCGGCTGACACCCGAGCTGCCGGTGCTGTCCGAGGAATCCGACGAGCGGGAGCTGACCGAGCGGCGCCAGTGGAGCAACTACTGGTTGGTGGATCCGCTCGATGGAACCAAGGAGTTCATCAAGGGCAGCGGCGAGTTCACCGTCAACATCGCCCTCATCTCCGGGACTCAGCCCGTGCTGGGCGTGGTGCATGTGCCGGTCACGGGCGTGACGTACTGGGGACGGCAGGGCCGGGGCGCCTTCCGGGCGGACGCGGGCCAGGCACCAGTGGAGCTGCACACGCGGCCGGCGGATCCCGAGCGGCTGGTCATCGTGGCGAGCCGGGATCACGCGGGGCCACGCGTGGAGGCGCTGCTCGCGCGGCTGCCCACCGCGAAGACGGCCAACATGGGCAGCTCGCTCAAGTTCTGCCTCATCGCGGAGGGCAAGGCGGACTTCTACCCCCGGTTCCAACCCACCAGCGAGTGGGACACGGCGGCGGCGCAGTGCGTGCTGGAGGCCGCGGGGGGCGCGGTGACGGACACCGGAGGCCGCCGGCTGGCCTACAACAAGGAACAGCTCATCAACCCGTCCTTCCTCGCCTTCGGGGACGCGCGCCAGGACTGGCGGGCGCTGCTGGAGGAACGAGGCGACGGGTAG